The following are from one region of the Cytobacillus firmus genome:
- a CDS encoding ABC transporter ATP-binding protein, giving the protein MTAGQAIATKDLTLSYGDTIIINELDLEIPKGEITVFIGGNGCGKSTLLRSIARLLKPKSGAVLLEGEAIAKLSTKDVARKMAILPQSPLAPEGLTVLQLVKQGRYPYQTWLKQWSTEDELKVRNALKATRMEELKDRTVDSLSGGQRQRAWIAMTLAQDTDTILLDEPTTYLDMTHQIEILDLLFELNEKEQRTIVMVLHDLNLACRYAHNIVAIKDQKVFAQGKPEHVINCGLVKNVFGMECEVTIDPLFGTPLCIPYGKGRCILKGQGLQG; this is encoded by the coding sequence ATGACAGCAGGGCAAGCAATCGCTACCAAAGACTTAACCTTGTCATATGGAGACACCATTATTATTAATGAACTGGACCTGGAAATACCTAAAGGGGAAATCACTGTATTTATTGGTGGAAATGGCTGCGGGAAATCGACATTGCTAAGGTCTATTGCCAGGCTGCTAAAGCCGAAATCTGGTGCTGTATTATTGGAAGGTGAGGCTATAGCCAAGCTTTCCACGAAAGATGTTGCCAGGAAGATGGCGATTCTGCCTCAATCTCCTTTAGCTCCGGAAGGTCTCACTGTTCTTCAGCTTGTCAAACAGGGAAGATACCCCTATCAAACATGGCTGAAGCAATGGTCTACTGAAGACGAGTTAAAAGTCAGAAATGCTTTGAAGGCAACACGAATGGAAGAATTGAAAGACCGGACAGTCGATTCCCTGTCAGGGGGGCAGCGTCAGAGGGCCTGGATTGCCATGACTCTGGCACAGGATACAGATACCATTCTGCTGGATGAGCCAACAACCTATTTGGATATGACACATCAAATTGAAATCCTTGATTTATTATTCGAGTTGAATGAAAAGGAACAGCGTACCATCGTTATGGTACTTCATGATCTGAATTTAGCCTGCCGTTATGCTCATAATATTGTTGCGATAAAGGATCAAAAGGTTTTTGCTCAGGGCAAGCCGGAACATGTCATTAATTGCGGATTGGTTAAAAACGTGTTTGGCATGGAATGTGAAGTGACGATAGACCCATTATTCGGCACACCGCTATGCATCCCATATGGTAAAGGGCGATGTATTTTAAAGGGGCAAGGACTTCAGGGATGA
- a CDS encoding (S)-benzoin forming benzil reductase: MNVKLAIITGASKGLGASIARRMVMEGTGIISVSRTENPELAKLAAEKNVFYAQYFCNLSSSDELESVFSELTALLQEKQPETVYVFNNAGVIDPIGTAGNLNHAALIQNAHVNLIAPIMISNILLREVSCDMVIVNITSGAAERPIQGWSAYCSTKAGINMFTETAALELQTAGSSHKIIAFSPGVMDTDMQGTIRSSAKESFHDLEKFQAYKEKGMLRDTETVANTLARLLHKEIESGKVYYVNDLI; the protein is encoded by the coding sequence ATGAATGTGAAATTGGCAATTATAACAGGCGCATCAAAAGGGTTAGGTGCTTCCATAGCCAGGAGAATGGTGATGGAAGGAACTGGAATAATTTCTGTTTCAAGGACCGAAAACCCGGAATTAGCTAAGCTTGCTGCAGAGAAAAATGTATTCTATGCTCAATATTTCTGCAACCTGTCCTCATCGGATGAGCTTGAATCTGTTTTCAGCGAACTGACAGCCTTATTGCAGGAAAAACAGCCGGAGACCGTATATGTATTTAACAACGCAGGGGTCATTGATCCAATCGGTACAGCCGGGAATCTCAATCATGCGGCATTAATTCAAAATGCTCACGTTAATCTGATTGCTCCTATAATGATTTCAAACATCCTGCTGCGTGAAGTTTCATGTGATATGGTCATTGTCAATATTACTTCAGGCGCTGCGGAAAGACCTATACAGGGGTGGAGTGCCTACTGTAGCACAAAAGCCGGAATAAATATGTTCACGGAAACTGCTGCATTGGAATTGCAGACAGCAGGAAGCAGCCATAAGATTATAGCCTTTAGTCCAGGTGTCATGGACACAGATATGCAGGGAACCATTCGTTCTTCAGCAAAGGAATCCTTTCATGATCTGGAAAAATTCCAGGCATATAAGGAAAAGGGTATGCTAAGGGATACGGAAACTGTGGCAAACACATTGGCCCGTCTGCTGCATAAGGAGATTGAGAGCGGCAAAGTGTATTATGTAAATGACTTAATTTAA
- a CDS encoding IucA/IucC family C-terminal-domain containing protein, protein MIKLTGEQAEALGQFRLARNSGESSPLTIKVENLLDSSQTSAYLKEVKNHLGAPDNKTAASILIKRYAFLPVIYLYCMTSWNVKLDIRHENITFVSQERDGLWLPVFRFDSLQGQGAGTDRDQWREDAVRTLFNGHIFPVINRIAGEAKVSKLILWENIAIYLFWLYEKILPLETHSERAAEDYRFILEEAPGNLFGDENTNPLKKFDNRKILSENTGEMVRPRKTCCYSYLTSSGKRCGTCPLSCTSKRRIPDE, encoded by the coding sequence ATGATTAAATTAACAGGAGAACAGGCAGAAGCTCTCGGGCAATTCAGGCTTGCCCGGAATTCAGGGGAAAGCTCTCCTTTAACCATTAAAGTGGAAAATTTGCTGGATTCATCTCAAACGAGTGCGTATCTGAAAGAAGTGAAGAACCATTTAGGAGCACCTGATAACAAAACGGCAGCTTCTATTTTAATCAAAAGGTATGCCTTTCTGCCTGTCATTTACTTGTATTGCATGACGTCCTGGAACGTGAAATTGGATATCAGGCATGAAAATATAACATTTGTCAGTCAGGAAAGAGACGGTCTGTGGCTTCCGGTTTTTCGTTTTGACAGCCTTCAGGGTCAAGGCGCCGGGACAGATAGGGATCAATGGAGAGAGGATGCAGTGAGAACTCTTTTTAATGGCCATATCTTTCCGGTAATCAATAGAATAGCTGGCGAAGCAAAAGTCTCTAAACTTATTCTTTGGGAGAATATAGCGATTTATCTGTTCTGGCTTTACGAAAAGATTTTACCCTTGGAAACACATTCGGAAAGAGCGGCTGAAGATTATCGGTTTATCCTGGAGGAAGCTCCAGGCAATTTATTCGGCGATGAAAATACCAATCCCTTAAAGAAATTTGACAACAGGAAAATATTGAGTGAAAACACCGGGGAAATGGTGCGGCCCAGAAAAACATGCTGCTACTCCTACTTGACCAGCAGCGGTAAACGATGCGGGACTTGTCCACTTTCCTGCACCAGTAAAAGGAGGATTCCTGATGAATGA
- a CDS encoding FecCD family ABC transporter permease, with amino-acid sequence MLLKTNFLRWAGLLTAVLLLLVLMSFSIVYGYTDTTWKMAFDAFTNFDGTNEHIIIQSVRMPRALIAASVGASLAIAGVLLQSLTKNPLAAPEIFGINAGAGFAVVITVALFSISNLQVFTWVSFLGAAVSFIFVYIIGSIGREGLTPMKLTLAGAAMSAMFASMTQGFLVINETALEQVLFWLAGSVSGRKLETLAAVFPYLLAGWIFSLIIAGKLNVLSMGEDVAKGLGLKTGMLKLGAGIATVLLSGGAVAVAGPIGFLGIVIPHLTRAVVGIDHRWVIPYAGLLGGMLLLIADIASRYIIMPQEVPVGVMTAVIGTPFFVYIARRGFNK; translated from the coding sequence ATGTTATTAAAAACAAATTTTCTGAGATGGGCTGGGCTATTGACAGCTGTTCTCCTATTACTAGTTTTAATGTCTTTCAGTATTGTATACGGATATACCGACACGACCTGGAAGATGGCGTTTGATGCATTTACAAATTTTGATGGAACGAATGAACATATAATCATTCAATCTGTCCGTATGCCGAGAGCTTTGATTGCAGCTTCTGTAGGGGCAAGCTTAGCCATTGCGGGTGTCCTGCTCCAGTCATTAACAAAGAATCCTCTGGCTGCTCCTGAGATCTTCGGAATTAATGCAGGTGCCGGATTTGCAGTTGTCATAACAGTAGCGCTATTTTCAATCAGTAATCTTCAGGTCTTTACATGGGTATCATTTCTAGGAGCTGCTGTTTCATTTATATTTGTATATATTATCGGCTCTATCGGCAGGGAAGGCCTGACGCCTATGAAATTAACCCTAGCCGGTGCGGCGATGAGTGCCATGTTTGCTTCGATGACACAAGGCTTTCTCGTCATTAATGAGACTGCCCTGGAGCAGGTGCTGTTTTGGCTGGCGGGATCTGTATCCGGAAGAAAGCTTGAGACCCTTGCAGCTGTATTCCCATATTTGCTGGCCGGCTGGATCTTTTCATTAATCATTGCTGGAAAGTTGAATGTCCTGTCAATGGGTGAGGACGTTGCGAAAGGGCTGGGCTTGAAAACAGGAATGCTTAAATTGGGTGCAGGTATTGCTACCGTTCTTCTCTCAGGAGGAGCGGTAGCTGTTGCAGGTCCCATTGGCTTCCTCGGCATTGTCATTCCACATTTGACACGGGCTGTCGTGGGCATTGATCATCGCTGGGTTATTCCGTACGCGGGTCTTCTCGGCGGGATGCTCCTTCTGATTGCAGACATAGCATCCAGGTACATCATCATGCCGCAGGAAGTGCCTGTCGGGGTCATGACCGCCGTCATTGGAACTCCTTTCTTTGTGTACATTGCCAGAAGGGGGTTCAATAAATAG
- a CDS encoding FixH family protein yields MKKILFSLIAGLLVLGGCSQSEEEKPAKKDEVPQIIEAVIEVPETINPGEEAALAVTVKQGGEAVTDADEVKFEVWQEGQKENGEMIEAKHGSEGKYTADHAFAEEGLYYVQSHVTARSQHTMPMVSIQVGEAKAEDSGTGHDQENEGHEEGHSHGHGGEVSIELQAPEQIQANEQTQLSAMVDNEGEPLADAKVKLEISLNGDTPQWVNMSETEPGKYTAGHQFINAGTYTITTHVEKGDDIHEHTETELTVQ; encoded by the coding sequence TTGAAAAAGATATTATTCAGCCTAATAGCGGGGTTGCTGGTTCTTGGCGGATGCAGCCAATCTGAAGAAGAAAAGCCAGCAAAAAAAGACGAAGTGCCGCAAATCATTGAAGCTGTCATCGAGGTGCCTGAAACGATTAACCCTGGTGAGGAGGCAGCCCTTGCTGTCACTGTTAAACAAGGCGGTGAGGCTGTAACAGATGCAGATGAGGTGAAATTTGAAGTCTGGCAGGAAGGACAAAAAGAAAACGGTGAAATGATAGAGGCAAAGCACGGATCAGAGGGCAAATATACTGCTGATCATGCTTTTGCTGAGGAAGGCCTTTACTATGTTCAGTCCCATGTAACAGCAAGAAGCCAGCATACTATGCCAATGGTTTCGATACAAGTTGGTGAAGCAAAAGCGGAGGACTCAGGAACGGGGCATGATCAGGAAAATGAGGGCCATGAAGAAGGCCACTCTCATGGCCATGGCGGTGAGGTATCCATTGAGCTGCAGGCCCCTGAGCAAATCCAAGCAAACGAACAAACGCAATTATCTGCCATGGTTGATAATGAAGGGGAACCGCTGGCGGATGCTAAAGTAAAACTTGAAATCTCACTGAATGGTGATACACCTCAATGGGTGAATATGTCTGAAACAGAACCGGGCAAATACACTGCCGGCCATCAGTTTATAAATGCAGGCACATACACCATTACGACACATGTGGAAAAAGGCGACGACATTCACGAGCACACAGAAACTGAATTAACGGTGCAATAA
- a CDS encoding GerAB/ArcD/ProY family transporter, protein MKEQPIPERLQISPFLVFFMVMSIQIGIGVLGYQRIIAMDAGYDAWISILFAGGCIHVIIWMIYKICDTAGGDIVTAHKYIAGNFIGKALSAIFIGYFILFSLTVLRTFIEVIQVWMFPEINTFWFAFAFMALCVYIIFGGFRTVVGISFFGLVLPAYLILTFGWAIKFSNFYNLLPIWDHSIKELLTASYHMSLTFIGFESIIFFYPFIKEPKKSQKWAHLAVLTTTLIYTTLAIITFAYFSEEQLSKQIWASLTMWKIVEMPFVERFEYIGIANWNLIILPNVCISVWIVSRLIKRVFNIRQKVGVFFIVAVVLFMIIFLDTRDKINMLNDSVGKMGFIFTFIYIPLLFAAVMIAKKLKRGKKK, encoded by the coding sequence ATGAAGGAACAGCCAATACCGGAGAGATTGCAGATATCCCCCTTTTTAGTGTTTTTCATGGTCATGTCCATACAAATTGGGATTGGTGTACTAGGGTATCAGAGAATCATTGCAATGGATGCAGGATACGATGCCTGGATCTCCATATTGTTTGCCGGCGGGTGCATTCACGTAATTATTTGGATGATCTATAAAATCTGTGATACTGCTGGCGGTGATATTGTAACTGCGCATAAATACATTGCAGGAAACTTTATTGGCAAAGCACTAAGCGCCATTTTTATAGGCTATTTCATCCTGTTTTCCTTAACAGTATTAAGGACATTTATTGAAGTCATACAGGTTTGGATGTTTCCAGAAATAAACACCTTCTGGTTCGCCTTTGCCTTTATGGCACTTTGTGTATACATTATTTTTGGGGGATTTAGGACAGTGGTGGGCATCTCATTCTTTGGGCTTGTTTTGCCTGCTTACCTTATCCTCACATTTGGCTGGGCAATTAAATTCTCCAACTTTTACAATCTGCTGCCCATCTGGGATCATTCCATAAAAGAGCTGCTTACTGCTTCTTACCACATGTCACTTACTTTTATTGGGTTTGAGAGCATCATTTTTTTCTATCCTTTTATTAAAGAGCCAAAAAAATCGCAGAAATGGGCTCATTTAGCCGTATTGACAACTACATTAATATACACGACTTTAGCCATCATTACCTTTGCTTATTTTTCTGAAGAACAGCTGTCCAAACAAATTTGGGCCAGTTTAACAATGTGGAAAATAGTTGAAATGCCCTTTGTTGAACGTTTTGAATATATTGGAATTGCTAACTGGAACTTAATTATTCTTCCTAATGTGTGCATATCCGTCTGGATCGTCTCACGGCTTATTAAAAGGGTTTTTAATATCCGTCAAAAAGTGGGCGTATTTTTTATTGTTGCCGTAGTGCTTTTCATGATAATTTTTTTGGATACACGAGACAAAATTAATATGCTTAACGACTCTGTTGGAAAAATGGGGTTTATATTTACCTTTATTTATATTCCTTTGCTTTTCGCCGCTGTCATGATTGCCAAGAAGCTGAAAAGGGGGAAGAAGAAATGA
- a CDS encoding Ger(x)C family spore germination protein — MKKLLLICLVLLLSGCVDKEILDDINIEVGVGYDLAEDPKDKYRGTILFQEFQPDKSVINRTFSGNGKLRQDLIIDVTRQSSEPVVTGGLKVAVFGPKISKLGIYDLIDSFQRDPSIGARVFVITSEDKAEDLLKGEYGTRGNSTYIYNLIQHNIEHRDIPKTNLHLAFRNYHERGRDMFLPRLKKIANDKVELIGISLFEKDKEVDILPLEDLFFFKLLVDKYSEGNFDVQLKKGDLAAIKSIKSTHKIKITDNHAAININIEGIVREYTGTKLTTAVVKDVEKKLEKKVERECLKLLKKFQELGVDPVGLGQIKKTQHRNFDYKKWEDDYKTLGFEVKCNVNIEETGIIE, encoded by the coding sequence ATGAAAAAATTACTGCTTATCTGCCTTGTTCTGCTGCTTTCCGGCTGTGTAGACAAAGAAATATTGGATGATATTAATATTGAAGTTGGGGTGGGCTACGACTTAGCAGAGGATCCAAAGGACAAGTACAGAGGGACAATATTATTTCAGGAATTCCAGCCTGATAAAAGTGTTATAAACCGAACCTTTTCAGGTAACGGAAAACTCAGGCAAGATTTAATAATAGATGTGACCAGGCAATCCTCTGAGCCGGTAGTGACAGGAGGGTTAAAAGTGGCGGTCTTCGGACCTAAAATTTCAAAACTGGGGATCTATGACCTGATAGATTCTTTCCAAAGAGACCCAAGCATAGGAGCACGGGTATTTGTTATAACCTCGGAAGATAAAGCGGAAGATTTGTTGAAGGGAGAGTATGGAACAAGAGGAAATTCAACTTACATCTATAATTTGATACAGCATAATATTGAACATCGGGATATTCCGAAAACCAACCTTCACCTTGCTTTCCGTAATTACCATGAGAGAGGGAGAGATATGTTTCTTCCCCGCCTCAAAAAAATTGCGAACGATAAAGTGGAGCTAATTGGAATCAGCCTTTTCGAAAAGGATAAGGAGGTAGACATCCTCCCTTTAGAAGATTTGTTCTTCTTTAAACTGCTGGTTGACAAATATAGTGAAGGAAATTTTGATGTTCAGTTAAAAAAAGGAGATCTTGCTGCTATAAAAAGTATTAAATCCACACATAAAATTAAAATTACTGATAATCATGCTGCCATTAACATTAATATTGAAGGCATTGTCCGTGAGTATACCGGCACTAAACTGACTACTGCGGTGGTTAAGGACGTAGAAAAAAAACTGGAGAAAAAGGTTGAAAGAGAATGCCTCAAGCTGCTGAAAAAGTTTCAGGAGCTCGGAGTCGATCCAGTTGGACTCGGCCAAATTAAAAAGACACAGCATCGGAATTTTGATTATAAAAAGTGGGAGGATGATTATAAAACTCTTGGGTTCGAAGTTAAATGCAATGTGAATATTGAAGAAACAGGCATTATTGAGTAA
- the spoIIP gene encoding stage II sporulation protein P, with product MNSKLSVHSLFFYINSWLFSICAVVALAGTVTLYPAAFSSSHMNVLLKDIKADQLFIHFLKAENHYFYKETPAESYSLSGTLFKLATNTQPQDIRTFLGRELPGFSIFDTGIAVAGEGTDFTNLPVESAPPLEVLLKEKELAMNNGQSEDNAAPPVIPDKKGVFIYQSHSWESFAPLLKDVKNTDEAVSPNEQVNVIAVGKKLSEELARKGIGAEHDKTNIAAELKKKGWNWENSYAMSRETVQTAMTENKDVKFLIDIHRDSLPRGKTTALIDQKPYARLFFVVGKEHKNYEQNLKVATELHQALEAKYKGISRGVIVKGKSEGNGIYNQDLSERALLLEFGGVENNLEELNHSIKAFADVFSDYYWKAEPVNAKN from the coding sequence ATGAATTCTAAATTAAGTGTCCATTCTCTATTCTTTTATATAAACAGCTGGCTTTTCAGTATTTGTGCAGTCGTGGCGCTTGCCGGGACCGTTACGCTTTATCCGGCTGCCTTTTCTTCGTCACATATGAATGTGCTGCTGAAGGATATTAAAGCCGACCAGCTCTTCATTCACTTTCTAAAAGCTGAAAATCATTATTTTTATAAGGAAACTCCTGCCGAAAGCTACTCCCTGTCCGGAACCCTCTTTAAGCTGGCAACCAACACACAGCCGCAGGATATTAGAACATTCCTTGGCCGGGAGCTTCCTGGTTTTTCGATCTTTGATACCGGTATTGCCGTGGCTGGTGAGGGCACCGATTTTACCAACCTGCCAGTGGAATCTGCCCCTCCACTTGAAGTTCTTTTAAAAGAAAAAGAACTGGCTATGAATAACGGCCAAAGTGAGGATAATGCTGCTCCCCCGGTAATTCCAGACAAAAAAGGGGTTTTTATTTACCAATCCCATAGCTGGGAATCGTTTGCTCCGTTATTAAAAGATGTAAAGAATACAGATGAGGCTGTTAGCCCCAATGAACAGGTTAATGTTATTGCTGTCGGAAAAAAGCTTAGTGAAGAACTGGCGAGAAAAGGCATAGGTGCTGAGCATGATAAAACCAATATAGCCGCAGAGCTGAAAAAGAAGGGCTGGAACTGGGAAAATTCCTATGCGATGTCAAGAGAAACTGTCCAGACTGCCATGACAGAGAATAAAGATGTTAAATTCCTGATTGATATCCACAGAGATTCGCTGCCACGCGGGAAAACAACCGCATTAATTGATCAGAAGCCATACGCGAGACTATTTTTTGTCGTCGGGAAGGAGCACAAAAACTATGAGCAAAACTTAAAAGTGGCTACGGAGCTCCATCAGGCACTGGAAGCAAAATATAAGGGAATTAGCAGAGGCGTCATTGTGAAAGGAAAAAGTGAAGGCAATGGCATATATAACCAGGATCTTTCCGAACGGGCCCTGCTGCTGGAATTCGGTGGTGTGGAAAATAATCTGGAAGAACTGAATCATTCCATTAAAGCATTTGCAGATGTGTTCAGTGATTATTACTGGAAGGCAGAGCCGGTCAATGCGAAAAATTAG
- a CDS encoding ABC transporter substrate-binding protein, translated as MKLKSLLTILSVFTILFLAACGNSSEQDEKADKEKEGSKTEDTGYTVEHAMGTTKLDKAPEKVVILTNEGTEALLSMGVTPVGAVQSWTGDPWYDHITDDMKDVQVVGTESEVNVEAIAALQPDLIIGNKMRQEKIYDQLNDIAPTVFAETLRGDWKENFELYAKAINKEEEGKKVLADYDSRIEEIKTGLGDQLDKEVSIVRFMAGDVRIYHKDSFSGVILDQIGLARPESQNVDDFAEKNATKERIPAMDGDVLFYFTYETGDGEANKLAKEWIEDPLFKNLKVAQEGNVHEVSDTIWNTAGGVIAANLLLDDIEKYLVK; from the coding sequence ATGAAATTAAAGTCTTTATTAACCATTCTTTCAGTTTTCACAATCTTGTTCCTGGCTGCCTGCGGAAATAGCAGCGAACAGGACGAAAAAGCCGATAAGGAAAAAGAAGGAAGCAAAACAGAAGATACAGGCTATACAGTTGAGCACGCAATGGGCACAACTAAGCTTGATAAAGCACCTGAAAAAGTAGTCATTTTGACTAACGAAGGTACTGAGGCATTACTTTCCATGGGTGTTACTCCGGTTGGTGCCGTTCAGTCCTGGACTGGCGATCCGTGGTATGACCATATCACGGATGATATGAAAGATGTTCAAGTTGTTGGTACAGAAAGTGAAGTAAATGTGGAAGCAATCGCAGCGCTGCAGCCGGACCTTATTATAGGAAACAAAATGCGCCAGGAAAAAATCTATGATCAATTAAATGACATTGCTCCTACTGTCTTTGCTGAAACATTGCGCGGAGACTGGAAGGAAAATTTTGAGCTTTACGCAAAAGCCATTAATAAAGAAGAAGAAGGCAAGAAAGTCCTTGCTGATTATGACAGCCGCATCGAAGAAATTAAAACGGGCCTTGGCGATCAATTAGACAAGGAAGTTTCCATTGTCCGCTTCATGGCTGGGGATGTCCGCATCTACCACAAAGACTCCTTCTCAGGCGTCATTCTTGATCAAATCGGACTTGCTCGCCCGGAAAGCCAGAATGTTGATGACTTCGCTGAAAAGAATGCTACGAAAGAGCGCATTCCTGCCATGGATGGAGATGTATTATTCTACTTCACATATGAAACAGGCGATGGAGAAGCAAACAAACTTGCTAAAGAATGGATTGAAGATCCGTTATTCAAAAACCTTAAAGTAGCTCAGGAAGGCAATGTTCATGAAGTCAGTGATACCATCTGGAATACTGCCGGAGGCGTTATTGCTGCGAACCTGCTATTGGATGACATTGAAAAATACCTAGTGAAGTAA
- a CDS encoding YusU family protein yields MNDRLKEQLDGLLEKYTELLIGEATPELKEKVEAWALYSFIAKSMPPLAKHWNDTYPDAKDEMKTLIAEIKTLNEEMRSKKQ; encoded by the coding sequence ATGAATGATCGTTTGAAGGAACAGCTGGATGGCCTGCTTGAAAAATATACCGAACTCCTAATCGGCGAGGCCACTCCGGAGTTAAAAGAAAAGGTTGAAGCTTGGGCACTGTATTCTTTTATTGCGAAATCCATGCCGCCTTTAGCCAAGCACTGGAATGATACATATCCTGATGCGAAAGATGAAATGAAAACACTGATAGCTGAAATTAAAACATTGAATGAAGAGATGAGAAGCAAAAAACAGTAA
- a CDS encoding DUF4931 domain-containing protein → MSDTHLHFNTGIGVQKPNSIRNKDISCPFCAREELTDIIAVENSIILLKNKFPVLENSYQTVLIETDQCDGELSVYPEEHLVRLISFGLKHWLLMEESGKYESVLFFKNHGPLSGGSIAHPHMQIVGLNNIDYKEKIQVKDFEGLLIHEESGTVFTLSTSPRIGFYEFNVKLADQDDIPYFAKCIQTAAHYILNAFPFPSNSYNLFFYKLGSEIYAKIVPRYITTPIFIGYSIPQVPNNLEWMRDDIKVRYFSGEFKTGS, encoded by the coding sequence ATGTCAGATACACATTTGCATTTTAATACGGGGATTGGAGTCCAAAAGCCTAATAGCATTCGAAATAAAGATATCAGTTGCCCTTTTTGTGCAAGGGAGGAACTGACAGATATCATCGCGGTAGAGAATTCAATTATTTTGCTGAAAAATAAGTTTCCTGTTCTGGAAAACTCCTATCAGACTGTGCTGATTGAAACGGATCAATGTGATGGTGAGCTGTCGGTTTACCCTGAGGAACATTTGGTCAGGTTAATTTCATTTGGTTTAAAACATTGGCTGCTTATGGAAGAAAGCGGGAAATATGAATCTGTATTATTTTTCAAAAATCACGGGCCATTATCCGGGGGAAGTATCGCCCATCCGCATATGCAGATTGTAGGATTGAATAATATAGATTATAAGGAAAAAATACAGGTAAAGGATTTTGAAGGACTTCTCATTCATGAGGAAAGCGGCACGGTGTTCACTTTATCGACTTCCCCGAGAATCGGCTTTTATGAATTTAATGTGAAGCTTGCCGATCAGGATGATATTCCATACTTTGCGAAATGCATCCAGACTGCTGCCCATTATATTCTGAATGCCTTTCCTTTTCCAAGCAATAGTTATAACTTGTTTTTCTACAAGCTGGGCAGTGAGATTTACGCGAAAATTGTTCCTCGCTATATTACAACGCCAATTTTCATTGGATACAGTATCCCTCAGGTACCTAATAATCTCGAGTGGATGAGAGATGATATAAAAGTGAGATATTTCAGCGGCGAGTTTAAAACCGGGTCTTAA
- a CDS encoding FecCD family ABC transporter permease: MKKYYNFRLLGDKVSFLVNRKALITFLLLAAAAAGVFVISTGTGEMKISPLKVVQVFFGGGSDMDRLIIQSFRLPRIIVALMVGMALAAAGGILQGIIRNPLASPDIIGITGGASVAVVGFLAFFSDKNNALTVSINWMPLAAFAGAAILAFLVYFLAYKDGVSPIRLVLIGIGLASLMKALTTLMMVFGPIYQASQANIWITGTVYGSNWDNVAILVPWTLVFLVLAFVLSRNVNIQELGDDIAMGVGSTVQKYRFLLLMVSTALIGGAVAFGGGIGFVGLMAPHMARRMVGSAFGALLPASALIGGILVMAADLIGRTLFSPLEIPAGVFTASIGAPYFIYLLFKKRNA; encoded by the coding sequence GTGAAAAAATATTATAATTTTCGCCTTTTGGGCGATAAGGTATCTTTTTTAGTAAACCGGAAAGCACTTATCACATTTTTATTGTTGGCAGCAGCTGCTGCTGGAGTATTCGTAATCAGCACCGGCACGGGTGAAATGAAAATTAGCCCTCTAAAGGTAGTGCAGGTATTCTTTGGCGGTGGTTCGGATATGGATAGGCTGATCATTCAATCATTCAGACTGCCAAGAATCATCGTTGCCTTAATGGTGGGAATGGCGCTTGCTGCTGCGGGGGGCATCCTGCAGGGGATTATCAGAAATCCGCTTGCATCGCCTGATATTATCGGGATTACAGGGGGAGCATCTGTAGCAGTTGTAGGGTTTCTTGCTTTCTTTAGTGACAAAAACAATGCATTAACAGTAAGTATTAATTGGATGCCTCTTGCAGCTTTTGCGGGTGCTGCTATTTTGGCTTTCCTTGTTTATTTTCTGGCCTACAAGGATGGAGTGTCGCCAATACGCCTTGTTTTAATTGGGATTGGGCTTGCAAGCTTAATGAAGGCACTGACCACTTTGATGATGGTATTTGGGCCAATTTATCAGGCCAGCCAGGCGAATATCTGGATAACCGGGACAGTTTACGGCTCAAATTGGGATAATGTCGCAATTTTAGTCCCATGGACGCTCGTGTTTCTGGTACTGGCGTTTGTTCTCTCGCGTAATGTCAATATCCAGGAACTTGGCGATGATATTGCCATGGGTGTAGGCAGCACTGTACAGAAATACCGTTTTCTTTTGCTGATGGTGAGCACGGCATTAATTGGCGGAGCTGTCGCGTTCGGCGGAGGGATAGGCTTTGTCGGTTTAATGGCTCCTCATATGGCACGAAGGATGGTAGGCTCTGCTTTTGGCGCTTTGCTTCCGGCTTCTGCATTGATTGGCGGAATCCTGGTCATGGCAGCCGACCTGATAGGCAGGACTTTGTTCTCGCCGCTTGAGATTCCGGCGGGGGTGTTTACAGCCAGCATCGGCGCACCTTACTTTATTTACCTGCTTTTCAAGAAAAGAAACGCATAA